From Woronichinia naegeliana WA131, the proteins below share one genomic window:
- a CDS encoding S-layer homology domain-containing protein: MIKPSPLILLCLSLLTGCSGSPLANRFAVNPALEVSPSLSPLPPSPLLSPSSPASLSPSPLLPPSPSPSPGSPLQFSDLATVSQPFRGYIEDLAQLGILSSRNDQNFQPNSPITRREYARWLIAANNRFYANVPAKQIRLGSENSAPAFADVSSKDPDFPAIQGLAEAGLIPSPLSNDPSASLFRPNVNLTREDLIAWKVPLDTRKALPNASIDNLKETWGFQDVAKIDPKVWRSIYDDFQNGDQSNIRRVFGYTTLFQPKKPVTRAEAAATLWYFGFQGDGLSAQEVRAMPKPTPSPSPLLNAPNPSK, translated from the coding sequence ATGATTAAACCCTCTCCCCTGATTCTTCTCTGTTTAAGTTTGCTCACTGGCTGTAGTGGTAGTCCCCTCGCCAACCGCTTTGCCGTCAACCCCGCTCTAGAAGTTTCCCCCTCCCTCTCCCCTCTTCCTCCCTCTCCTCTCCTCTCCCCCTCCTCCCCCGCCTCTCTCTCCCCCTCTCCCCTCCTCCCCCCATCCCCCAGTCCCTCCCCCGGCAGTCCTCTACAATTCAGCGATCTGGCCACGGTTTCCCAACCCTTTCGAGGCTACATCGAAGATCTGGCCCAATTAGGGATTCTTTCCTCTCGAAATGATCAAAATTTCCAGCCCAACAGTCCGATTACACGACGGGAATATGCTCGTTGGTTGATAGCTGCCAATAACCGCTTTTATGCCAATGTCCCGGCCAAACAAATTCGTTTAGGAAGCGAAAATTCTGCGCCCGCTTTTGCGGATGTGTCTAGCAAAGATCCTGATTTTCCAGCAATTCAAGGTTTGGCTGAAGCCGGATTAATTCCTTCTCCTCTTAGTAATGATCCCAGTGCCAGTCTGTTCCGTCCCAATGTCAACCTAACGCGAGAAGATTTGATTGCCTGGAAGGTTCCTCTCGATACCCGTAAAGCCCTTCCCAATGCTTCGATTGATAATTTGAAGGAAACCTGGGGTTTTCAGGATGTGGCCAAAATCGATCCCAAGGTTTGGCGAAGCATCTATGACGATTTTCAAAATGGAGATCAGTCTAATATTCGGCGGGTTTTCGGCTATACAACGCTCTTTCAACCCAAAAAGCCTGTGACCAGGGCAGAAGCAGCGGCCACATTGTGGTATTTCGGTTTTCAGGGAGATGGGCTGTCGGCTCAGGAAGTCCGAGCTATGCCAAAGCCCACACCCTCACCTTCTCCTCTGCTTAATGCCCCGAATCCAAGTAAGTAG
- a CDS encoding DUF2283 domain-containing protein, whose amino-acid sequence MKIQYFPETDTLAIELTRNPVVSTDAISDDLILDYDEQGKVVAITLDNYSQNVDEINLQSFALPLVTA is encoded by the coding sequence ATGAAAATTCAATACTTTCCTGAAACTGATACTTTAGCCATTGAATTAACCCGTAACCCCGTTGTTTCAACTGATGCCATATCAGATGATCTTATTTTGGACTATGATGAACAAGGTAAAGTAGTGGCTATTACCCTCGATAATTATTCTCAAAATGTTGATGAAATTAATCTTCAATCCTTTGCTCTACCTTTAGTAACCGCTTAA
- a CDS encoding type II toxin-antitoxin system HigB family toxin — translation MELVGKAKLRSDISKYSGTKRGVERWIKIVEGAEWIHIEEVKKTLPSADFARNTETTIFNIKGNDYRIITKIDYSLKRIYYLFFLPHAEYTKRKL, via the coding sequence ATGGAGTTAGTCGGAAAAGCCAAGCTAAGATCAGATATCAGCAAGTATAGTGGTACAAAAAGAGGGGTTGAAAGGTGGATCAAGATCGTTGAAGGAGCAGAGTGGATTCATATTGAAGAGGTTAAAAAAACACTTCCATCCGCAGATTTTGCTCGTAATACTGAAACTACTATCTTTAATATCAAAGGCAATGATTACAGAATCATTACAAAGATTGATTACTCTCTTAAGCGAATTTACTACCTCTTTTTTTTGCCTCATGCAGAATATACCAAGCGCAAATTATAG
- a CDS encoding transcriptional regulator yields the protein MALIINKTIYSELLTAFQPKVIKTQAEYDEAHRILVELIMLPSLSPEQIELRELIIVLLKEFDHKQPTPEPASPQEVLVYLMEEHHLKQADLVGKIGSKGVVSEIVNGKRSISKSQAKVLAEIFHVSSSVFI from the coding sequence ATGGCACTAATTATCAACAAAACGATCTATAGCGAACTTTTGACTGCCTTTCAACCTAAAGTTATTAAAACTCAAGCTGAATATGATGAGGCTCATCGCATTCTGGTAGAATTAATCATGCTGCCATCTCTCAGTCCAGAGCAGATAGAATTGCGGGAATTAATTATTGTTTTACTTAAAGAGTTTGATCATAAGCAACCAACACCTGAACCAGCCTCTCCTCAAGAGGTACTTGTTTACCTGATGGAGGAACATCATCTTAAGCAAGCTGACCTAGTTGGAAAAATTGGCTCTAAAGGTGTGGTTTCAGAAATTGTTAATGGTAAACGTTCCATTAGTAAATCTCAAGCCAAAGTATTAGCTGAAATTTTTCACGTTTCTTCCAGTGTTTTTATTTAG
- a CDS encoding NAD(P)/FAD-dependent oxidoreductase, with translation MQQFDVVVVGGGPAGGYGAYLLAQKGYKVLLVEQHPDFTKNNFSSAATPLETLTQFNLPSAVVAQYWRKLAVISTHEAQEWSSDKPLGAVFDFAKLRSYLAEKVTQQGGTVWLGHRYLNTVQEGEKTLVQLKRSGGKVSTIAAQVVVDATGYARAVMYPQKSDRPSFYKATGIEYLITVDEQTHTQYAESLLFFLGYRWSPRGYSWIFPMDNYQLKVGSAWIDAEHQYLKTLKPLRDYTKALITDYLQLDHYQLVEIHGSILEYSSHLEDTYYRDNLIAIGDAVSTVNFLGGEGIRHGMQGAAIAVPYIEAYLQGKKASFSGYEKAMKDYFAQKWNVSEAINRKVYLQYDDAKIDLGVAYLKYLSFDDAIDILFNYKFDKLYRGIYPFIFKKINKLVQGLKRWLVRTP, from the coding sequence ATGCAACAATTTGATGTGGTAGTGGTGGGCGGTGGGCCAGCCGGTGGCTATGGAGCTTATTTATTGGCCCAAAAGGGTTATAAAGTGCTGCTTGTAGAACAGCACCCAGACTTTACCAAAAACAATTTTTCCAGTGCTGCCACACCTCTTGAAACCCTCACCCAATTTAATTTGCCCTCAGCCGTGGTCGCTCAGTATTGGCGAAAATTAGCGGTGATTAGCACCCATGAAGCTCAGGAATGGTCATCGGACAAGCCCTTGGGTGCGGTCTTTGATTTTGCGAAATTGCGCTCCTATCTGGCCGAAAAAGTTACACAACAAGGGGGAACGGTTTGGTTAGGTCATCGTTATCTCAATACGGTTCAGGAGGGCGAGAAAACTTTAGTTCAGCTAAAGCGATCAGGGGGAAAGGTGAGCACGATCGCCGCCCAGGTTGTTGTGGATGCCACTGGTTACGCTCGCGCAGTCATGTATCCTCAAAAAAGCGATCGCCCTTCTTTTTACAAAGCCACAGGCATTGAGTATTTAATTACAGTGGACGAACAAACCCATACTCAATATGCCGAATCCTTACTTTTCTTTTTAGGTTATCGTTGGAGTCCGAGGGGTTATTCCTGGATTTTTCCAATGGATAACTATCAGTTAAAAGTGGGATCGGCTTGGATTGATGCGGAACATCAATATTTAAAAACATTAAAGCCTCTACGGGACTATACCAAGGCTTTGATTACCGATTATTTGCAACTAGACCATTATCAATTAGTGGAAATTCATGGCTCTATTTTGGAGTATTCTTCTCATCTAGAGGATACCTATTATCGCGATAATCTCATTGCCATTGGTGATGCTGTTTCTACGGTTAATTTTCTCGGCGGCGAAGGAATTCGTCATGGGATGCAAGGAGCCGCGATCGCTGTTCCCTATATTGAAGCCTATCTTCAGGGCAAAAAAGCAAGCTTCTCTGGCTATGAAAAGGCCATGAAAGATTATTTTGCTCAAAAATGGAATGTCTCAGAGGCGATTAACCGTAAAGTTTATTTGCAATATGATGATGCCAAAATTGATCTCGGTGTTGCCTATCTAAAATATCTGAGTTTTGACGATGCGATCGATATTCTTTTTAATTACAAATTTGATAAACTTTATCGAGGCATTTACCCCTTTATTTTTAAAAAAATCAATAAACTTGTCCAAGGCCTCAAAAGATGGCTAGTTCGCACCCCCTGA
- a CDS encoding 2-hydroxyacid dehydrogenase — protein sequence MKVAFFSSKSYDRQFFDMANIEYHQELTFFEVQLNPDTAILARGFPIVCLFVNDLANAETLEILAANGTCLLALRSAGFNQVDLKKAADLGIKIVRVPAYSPYSVAEHAVALILTLNRKLYRAYNRVRDDNFSLDGLLGFDLYGCTVGVIGTGKIGMVFAQIMQGFGSQLLGYDAYPNSQFETIPNARYVSLSELLSRSDIISLHCPLLPETHYLINAKTIEQMKPGVMLINTSRGHLIDTQAAIEGIKSSQIGYLGIDVYEQEDGLFFEDHSDNIIQDDTFQLLQSFSNVVITAHQGFFTRNALTAIADTTLANIAEFAQGKPLTHEVIYHHTIPVT from the coding sequence ATGAAAGTTGCATTTTTCAGTAGCAAATCCTATGATCGTCAATTCTTTGACATGGCCAATATAGAATATCATCAGGAATTAACTTTTTTTGAAGTTCAACTCAATCCTGATACCGCTATTTTAGCGAGAGGATTTCCCATTGTCTGTCTGTTTGTTAATGATTTAGCCAATGCTGAAACCTTGGAAATTCTAGCGGCTAATGGCACTTGCTTGTTAGCTCTGCGATCAGCAGGTTTTAATCAGGTTGATCTCAAAAAAGCAGCAGACTTGGGAATAAAAATAGTACGAGTCCCTGCCTATTCTCCCTATTCCGTAGCTGAACACGCCGTTGCTTTAATTTTAACCCTCAATCGTAAACTTTACCGAGCCTACAATCGAGTTCGAGATGATAATTTCTCCCTTGATGGTTTGCTGGGATTTGATCTTTATGGTTGTACCGTAGGAGTTATTGGCACTGGCAAAATTGGCATGGTTTTTGCTCAGATTATGCAGGGTTTTGGTTCTCAACTATTGGGTTATGATGCCTACCCAAATAGTCAATTTGAGACGATTCCCAACGCTCGTTATGTTTCGTTATCAGAACTTTTAAGCCGTTCAGATATTATTTCTCTCCATTGTCCTTTATTACCTGAAACCCATTATTTAATCAATGCTAAAACCATTGAGCAAATGAAGCCAGGTGTAATGTTAATTAATACCAGTCGTGGTCATTTAATTGATACTCAAGCTGCCATTGAGGGAATCAAATCAAGTCAAATTGGTTATCTAGGAATTGATGTTTATGAACAAGAAGATGGGCTTTTCTTTGAGGATCATTCTGACAATATTATTCAAGATGATACCTTTCAATTGTTACAATCCTTTTCTAATGTGGTGATTACGGCCCATCAAGGGTTTTTCACTCGCAATGCCCTCACTGCGATCGCGGATACCACGTTGGCGAATATCGCTGAATTTGCACAGGGAAAACCCTTAACCCATGAGGTTATTTATCATCACACTATTCCTGTCACTTAA
- the mtnA gene encoding S-methyl-5-thioribose-1-phosphate isomerase gives MTNPIYPVIWQDNQVLLIDQTLLPNQYRQVAIADYQAMAKAITTMIVRGAPAIGVAAAYGMYLGAREIDTPELGEFLARLEYVAEQLRQTRPTAVNLFWAIEEMLKVAYQSGEDVNAVKQQLLVTAQTIQAQDLQTCQAIGDNGLQVLPQTPEKLTLLTHCNAGALATAGYGTALGVIRSAWSAGRLERVYADETRPRLQGAKLTAWECVQEGIPVTLISDNMAAHCMQQKRIDAVVVGADRIAANGDAANKIGTYGLAVISKMHHIPFFVAAPLSTIDFSLRDGTLIPIEERDPQEIYQVGETRLCPEGVDFYNPAFDVTPAELITAIITEKGAVPPDQLGTIRG, from the coding sequence ATGACTAATCCCATTTATCCCGTCATTTGGCAGGACAATCAAGTTCTGCTCATTGATCAAACCCTATTGCCTAACCAATATCGTCAAGTTGCGATCGCTGACTATCAGGCCATGGCCAAGGCGATTACAACCATGATTGTGCGGGGCGCACCGGCGATCGGGGTGGCAGCGGCCTATGGTATGTATCTAGGAGCTAGGGAGATTGATACCCCAGAATTAGGGGAATTTTTAGCCCGTTTGGAATACGTCGCTGAACAATTGCGTCAAACCCGACCCACTGCGGTTAATCTCTTTTGGGCCATTGAAGAGATGCTAAAGGTGGCCTACCAGAGTGGCGAAGATGTCAATGCCGTTAAACAACAATTATTGGTGACAGCCCAAACCATTCAAGCTCAAGATCTACAAACCTGTCAGGCGATCGGAGACAATGGTTTACAGGTATTACCCCAAACCCCAGAAAAATTAACCTTGTTAACCCACTGTAACGCTGGAGCCTTAGCCACTGCTGGTTATGGAACGGCTCTTGGTGTGATTCGTAGTGCCTGGTCCGCCGGACGACTAGAGCGAGTTTATGCCGATGAAACCCGACCCCGATTACAGGGCGCGAAATTAACCGCCTGGGAATGCGTACAGGAGGGAATTCCTGTTACCTTGATTAGTGATAATATGGCAGCCCATTGTATGCAGCAAAAACGGATTGATGCGGTGGTAGTCGGGGCCGATCGCATTGCCGCCAATGGTGATGCTGCCAATAAGATTGGGACTTATGGATTAGCCGTCATCTCTAAAATGCACCATATTCCCTTTTTTGTGGCCGCTCCCCTTTCCACCATTGATTTTTCCTTGCGAGATGGAACGCTAATTCCCATTGAGGAACGTGACCCCCAGGAAATCTATCAAGTGGGAGAGACTCGTCTTTGTCCAGAGGGCGTTGACTTTTATAATCCGGCCTTTGATGTCACCCCGGCCGAACTCATTACAGCCATCATTACGGAAAAAGGGGCTGTTCCCCCAGACCAGTTAGGAACCATTCGCGGTTAG
- a CDS encoding efflux RND transporter permease subunit: protein MLLSISDNFIKKPVLTTVCTIVIVLLGAIALPLLPLAKLPDLAPKQVTVNASYVGSDAKTAEENVTTVLERQINGTEQVIYMNSSTDNTGTSAINVYFPVEMDRNIAQVLVQNNVSIAASSLPEEVNRQGIVTQKQSPSITIAYGFYSEKDAEGKFIYDDLFISNFVDRVVNNEIKRLNGVGSTAIIGVGLYAMRFWLDPDALAARSLSALDVVNAIREQNIQVGAGGINLPPVDAGQKFQINARVLGRFVSPEEAGEIVVKAGQDGTLIRIKDVGYASVGSQSYKQVSLFDGAPAVAFLIYQLPGTNALNTADLVREKMAELKPLFPPGLNAAVATDNTLFVTASLDEAQKTLIEAILLVFLVIFVFLQNWRTTIIPAIAIPVSLIGAMAFALVFGFSLNQLTLFGVILATGLVVDDGILVVEAIETKLSQGMRPMQAALDAMNELTGAVVATSIVLMAVFIPVTFFPGTTGIVYKQFALIMAFSVAISTFNAISFSPSMSAILMRPSTEKHGPLAVFFRWFNRFFDWIREGYGKIVEFLITIRLLVLPLFIAALVGTAWVYSVTPTGFIPEEDQGYFFMLGNSPPGVSIEYTKDIISKVITIVKEREEVEHVLGMGGFSFLGNDSSKSLYFVKLKNWEERPGQKKSVFALLADINRELSMKISGAQVIAVNAPPVDGLSSTGGLDFYLQNRGDLPMDAFIENIQNYMAAARKLPELNPRTIFTQFTFSAPLFEISVQRDKANAQNIDVSSIFQTLGVYMGSSYVNQYVLGGRLYQVYAQAKGSFRSNPQDMSRLYVRSRDGALVQLSNVVDIKQINYPPIVTHFNIYPAVDVQASPAQGFSTGQAMMAMEKLAKEIMPVSIGYEWYGTGYQERQSGGAAPIIFGLAFIMVFLVLAAQYESYIDPTIIMMTVPLAILGAMGAILLRANAQVMTSAVWPTVNNNVYAQVALVMLIGLASKNAILIVEFANQAMDLGMSIPKAAAFAAKERLRPILMTAISGLVGFWPLVIAAGAGAMSRWSLGTAIFGGYLISTMLSLFLVPVLYSLIKEIEERFFKGGGGKSGPSPTAQPKGQASQVPEESGTVAPSLQVSPQND from the coding sequence ATGTTACTAAGTATTTCCGATAATTTTATTAAAAAACCGGTTCTAACGACGGTCTGCACCATTGTTATCGTTTTATTGGGCGCGATCGCCTTACCCCTACTACCGTTAGCAAAATTGCCCGATTTGGCTCCTAAACAGGTAACGGTCAATGCCAGTTATGTGGGATCTGACGCTAAGACGGCGGAAGAGAATGTAACAACGGTACTAGAGCGACAGATCAACGGAACAGAGCAGGTCATTTACATGAACTCCTCGACCGATAATACAGGGACAAGTGCAATTAACGTCTATTTCCCCGTCGAAATGGATCGCAATATTGCCCAGGTCTTAGTCCAAAATAACGTTTCCATTGCAGCTTCCAGTTTGCCAGAGGAAGTAAACCGTCAGGGGATTGTCACGCAAAAGCAATCTCCCTCGATCACCATTGCCTACGGCTTTTATTCAGAAAAAGATGCGGAAGGTAAATTTATCTACGACGATCTTTTTATTAGTAACTTTGTTGATCGTGTTGTCAATAACGAAATTAAACGGTTGAATGGGGTTGGTAGTACGGCGATTATTGGGGTGGGTCTTTATGCTATGCGATTTTGGTTAGACCCCGATGCTCTGGCCGCTCGTAGCCTCTCCGCTTTAGATGTGGTTAACGCCATTCGAGAACAAAACATTCAAGTCGGAGCGGGGGGGATTAACCTACCACCAGTGGATGCCGGTCAAAAATTCCAGATTAATGCGAGGGTGCTAGGTCGTTTTGTCAGTCCAGAGGAAGCGGGCGAGATTGTGGTCAAGGCAGGGCAAGATGGAACCTTGATCCGGATTAAAGATGTGGGTTATGCCTCGGTGGGTTCTCAAAGTTATAAACAGGTTTCCCTCTTTGATGGTGCACCGGCGGTGGCTTTTTTAATCTATCAATTGCCTGGCACTAATGCGCTCAATACAGCCGATTTAGTGCGGGAAAAAATGGCTGAGTTGAAACCGCTTTTTCCGCCTGGCTTGAATGCTGCTGTCGCCACGGACAATACTCTCTTTGTAACAGCTTCCTTGGATGAAGCTCAGAAAACTTTAATTGAAGCCATTCTGCTTGTATTTTTGGTCATTTTCGTTTTTCTTCAAAATTGGCGTACTACTATTATTCCGGCGATCGCCATTCCCGTATCTTTAATTGGGGCCATGGCCTTTGCCCTAGTCTTTGGCTTTAGTTTGAATCAGTTAACGCTGTTTGGGGTCATTCTAGCCACGGGTCTAGTAGTAGATGATGGGATTCTGGTGGTAGAGGCGATCGAAACCAAACTATCCCAGGGAATGCGACCCATGCAGGCGGCCCTTGATGCGATGAATGAGCTAACAGGAGCCGTCGTTGCCACCTCAATTGTCTTAATGGCTGTATTTATTCCCGTCACCTTCTTTCCAGGTACAACGGGGATTGTTTATAAACAGTTTGCCTTGATTATGGCTTTCTCCGTAGCCATTTCTACCTTTAATGCCATCAGCTTCTCCCCTAGTATGTCAGCCATTCTGATGCGGCCTAGCACAGAGAAACATGGCCCCCTGGCGGTTTTCTTTCGTTGGTTTAATCGCTTTTTTGATTGGATTCGAGAAGGATATGGAAAAATTGTAGAATTTCTAATTACCATTCGGTTATTGGTGTTGCCCCTCTTTATTGCTGCTTTAGTCGGAACTGCTTGGGTTTATAGCGTTACACCGACGGGATTCATTCCTGAGGAGGATCAAGGTTACTTTTTTATGTTAGGTAACTCGCCGCCAGGGGTATCCATTGAATATACGAAGGATATTATTAGCAAGGTTATTACCATTGTTAAGGAGCGGGAAGAAGTTGAACACGTTTTGGGAATGGGAGGGTTTAGTTTTTTAGGCAATGATAGTAGTAAATCTCTCTACTTTGTCAAGTTAAAAAACTGGGAAGAGCGACCTGGCCAGAAAAAATCGGTGTTTGCCCTCTTAGCAGATATCAACCGAGAATTATCAATGAAAATTTCTGGGGCGCAGGTCATTGCCGTTAATGCTCCGCCGGTGGATGGGCTAAGTAGCACTGGAGGCTTAGACTTCTACCTCCAAAATCGAGGCGATCTACCCATGGATGCCTTTATTGAAAACATCCAAAACTACATGGCGGCGGCTCGAAAGTTGCCTGAACTCAATCCGCGAACGATCTTTACCCAGTTCACCTTTTCGGCTCCTTTGTTTGAAATTTCGGTACAACGCGATAAGGCCAATGCTCAAAACATTGATGTTTCCAGTATTTTTCAGACCCTAGGCGTTTACATGGGTTCGAGCTACGTCAATCAGTACGTTTTAGGTGGTCGTCTCTATCAGGTTTATGCCCAGGCAAAAGGCAGTTTTCGCTCTAACCCCCAGGACATGAGTCGTCTCTATGTGCGATCGCGGGATGGTGCTTTAGTGCAACTAAGTAACGTCGTTGACATTAAGCAAATTAACTACCCACCCATTGTCACCCACTTTAATATTTATCCTGCTGTTGACGTTCAAGCCTCGCCAGCCCAGGGATTTAGTACGGGACAAGCGATGATGGCCATGGAAAAATTAGCCAAGGAAATCATGCCTGTCTCTATAGGTTATGAGTGGTATGGGACAGGTTATCAAGAGAGACAATCCGGTGGTGCGGCTCCAATCATTTTTGGTCTAGCTTTTATCATGGTATTCCTCGTCTTAGCCGCTCAGTACGAAAGTTATATTGATCCCACCATTATTATGATGACCGTTCCCCTGGCTATTTTGGGAGCGATGGGCGCGATTCTGCTACGTGCCAATGCTCAGGTTATGACGAGTGCTGTATGGCCAACGGTCAATAATAATGTCTATGCCCAGGTCGCGCTAGTGATGTTAATTGGTCTGGCTAGTAAAAATGCCATTTTGATCGTGGAGTTTGCTAATCAGGCGATGGACTTAGGCATGAGTATTCCTAAAGCAGCAGCTTTTGCGGCCAAGGAACGCTTACGACCAATTTTAATGACGGCAATTTCGGGTCTAGTTGGTTTCTGGCCCTTGGTAATTGCGGCGGGGGCAGGAGCCATGAGTCGTTGGTCATTGGGAACGGCTATTTTTGGCGGTTATTTGATTTCCACCATGCTGAGTCTTTTCCTTGTACCTGTTTTGTACAGTCTGATTAAAGAGATTGAAGAGCGTTTCTTCAAAGGTGGGGGTGGTAAATCTGGCCCCTCACCAACTGCACAGCCCAAGGGTCAAGCGAGTCAAGTTCCCGAAGAAAGTGGAACCGTTGCGCCGAGTTTACAGGTTTCTCCCCAAAACGATTAG
- a CDS encoding DUF4277 domain-containing protein, with protein MGLVEIIDEEVGTHPQEKLSVGTIVKAMILNCLGCINAPLYLLSEFFKGKALEYLLGEGIKAEDLNDDKLGGHWIRYLEWG; from the coding sequence ATGGGTTTAGTAGAAATTATCGATGAGGAAGTGGGAACTCATCCTCAAGAAAAGCTCAGTGTAGGTACAATAGTAAAAGCAATGATATTAAACTGCTTAGGATGTATCAATGCTCCGTTATATTTGTTGAGTGAGTTTTTTAAAGGAAAAGCATTAGAATACCTATTAGGAGAAGGAATAAAAGCAGAAGATTTAAATGATGACAAGCTAGGAGGTCATTGGATAAGGTATTTGGAGTGGGGGTAA
- a CDS encoding IS630 family transposase (programmed frameshift), whose translation MLKTYIVRLSQEERQTLKDLVSIGKGAAYKIKHANILLNIDVNGQGWTDEEAAAAFSCHRNTVANLRERLVNEGVESALSRKPRKTPPRQPIIDGEVEAKLIALRCGEPPAGQARWTLRLLADKAVELEIVPAISHETVRPSVKKNELKPHLRQMYVIPPEKSAEFVSNMEDVLEIYHRPYDPNCPVICMDEQPIQLVKETRLPLPAKPGQPEAHDYEYERNGTANIFMFTEPLSGWRKTVVSERRTSVDWATEIKNLLDNDYADNDKVILVCDQLNTHKLASLYEAFEPSTARRLVERLEIHHTPKHGSWLNIAENELSAMTRQCLARRIPDRETLEQETTAWYTQRNHSQKSVDWQFTTAEARIRLKRLYPQIEN comes from the exons ATGCTCAAGACCTATATTGTCCGATTAAGTCAAGAAGAACGTCAGACCCTAAAAGATTTGGTATCCATCGGCAAAGGAGCGGCTTACAAAATTAAGCACGCCAATATTCTGTTAAACATTGATGTGAATGGACAAGGATGGACGGATGAGGAAGCTGCCGCCGCCTTTAGTTGTCACCGTAACACAGTCGCCAATCTCAGGGAGCGATTGGTCAATGAAGGTGTGGAGTCAGCATTAAGCCGCAAGCCCCGCAAAACGCCGCCTCGTCAACCGATTATTGATGGAGAGGTAGAAGCAAAACTAATCGCCTTACGTTGTGGAGAACCGCCTGCTGGTCAAGCCCGTTGGACATTGAGGTTACTAGCCGACAAGGCGGTCGAGTTAGAAATTGTGCCAGCAATTAGTCACGAAACCGTGCGTC CAAGTGTTAAAAAAAACGAACTAAAACCTCATCTGCGACAGATGTACGTGATTCCACCAGAAAAGAGTGCCGAATTTGTGTCTAACATGGAAGATGTTCTAGAAATTTATCACCGACCCTATGACCCCAATTGTCCAGTGATTTGCATGGATGAGCAACCTATACAATTGGTCAAAGAAACCCGCCTTCCTCTACCAGCCAAACCTGGACAGCCAGAGGCGCATGATTACGAATATGAACGCAATGGAACAGCCAATATCTTTATGTTTACAGAACCCTTGTCTGGGTGGCGAAAGACAGTTGTCAGTGAACGTAGAACATCGGTTGACTGGGCAACAGAAATTAAGAATTTACTCGATAACGACTATGCTGATAACGACAAAGTCATTTTAGTATGTGATCAGCTAAATACTCACAAACTTGCCTCACTATATGAAGCATTTGAGCCTTCCACGGCTCGTCGTCTAGTCGAACGGTTGGAAATTCACCATACCCCAAAACATGGCAGTTGGCTTAATATTGCTGAAAACGAGCTGTCCGCAATGACTCGGCAATGCCTAGCTCGTCGAATTCCAGATCGGGAAACTTTAGAGCAAGAAACAACGGCTTGGTACACTCAGCGCAATCATTCCCAAAAGTCGGTAGATTGGCAATTCACGACGGCTGAGGCTCGTATCCGTCTCAAGCGTCTTTATCCACAAATAGAAAATTGA
- a CDS encoding Uma2 family endonuclease, with translation MPTLVESPPKPYSLAEYLALQEKSEKKNEYLDGVIVPMTGGSIEHNHIAGNIFAWLKMG, from the coding sequence ATGCCTACCCTAGTTGAATCTCCCCCAAAACCATACAGTCTCGCCGAATATTTGGCCCTACAAGAAAAGTCCGAAAAGAAAAATGAATACCTAGACGGAGTGATTGTCCCAATGACTGGTGGCTCAATTGAACATAACCATATTGCTGGAAATATTTTTGCCTGGCTGAAAATGGGTTAG